From one Bacillus sp. FJAT-42376 genomic stretch:
- a CDS encoding amidohydrolase — protein sequence MGTLWYGGTVYTMGNANDTVEAIYTEGSQIKAAGNEHDLRALYAAAISKEVNLERMTLLPGFTDSHLHLIGHGEKLMRLDFSAMESHKEIQEALVHKIEETPSGEWIIGEGWNENQLQEGYMFDRSVLDKMSSDHPIVLKRICRHAILVNSAALMAAGITEKTADPAGGIIERREDGSLTGLLLDRAQDIVLFETMPPVSKEYIKKALYLAVHDCFRHGLVGGHSEDLSYYGAMDLPIKAYQEVLSKELPFKAHLLIHHFVMDEFARKAIPENRYMEFGAIKIFADGSLGGRTALLSEPYLDEPDVSGVAVHTQSELNELVYKARKIGKEIAIHVIGDKAFEMALNAVKAHPPASGQKDRFIHAQILRPDLMERARYTPIILDIQPGFTASDFPWVIDRLGEERLTYSFAWKTLLDLGIPCAGGSDAPIEPINPLHGIHAAVTRKSIHTPDEPGYFMKEALSMYEAIRLYTAGSAKAIHKEAERGKIEAGYDADFTVLDHDPFQMENPDKLLETSVVMTIAEGEMVYRKKSSAE from the coding sequence ATGGGAACTCTTTGGTACGGCGGAACCGTCTATACGATGGGAAATGCCAATGATACGGTTGAGGCCATATATACAGAAGGCAGTCAAATAAAAGCAGCGGGAAATGAGCATGATCTCCGTGCGCTTTATGCGGCAGCCATATCAAAAGAAGTAAATCTGGAACGGATGACCCTTCTTCCAGGTTTTACAGACAGTCACCTTCATTTAATCGGACACGGCGAAAAGTTGATGAGGCTTGATTTTTCCGCTATGGAAAGCCATAAGGAAATTCAGGAAGCACTCGTACATAAGATTGAAGAAACTCCCTCCGGAGAATGGATCATTGGTGAAGGCTGGAATGAAAATCAGCTTCAGGAAGGGTATATGTTTGACCGGAGTGTACTGGATAAAATGTCTTCCGATCATCCGATTGTACTCAAGCGGATTTGCCGCCACGCCATTCTAGTCAATTCAGCCGCATTAATGGCAGCGGGAATAACGGAAAAAACAGCAGATCCTGCGGGCGGAATCATCGAGAGAAGAGAGGATGGTTCTTTAACGGGACTTTTGCTTGACCGGGCTCAGGATATCGTGCTGTTCGAGACCATGCCGCCTGTATCGAAAGAGTATATAAAAAAAGCCCTGTATTTAGCCGTACATGATTGTTTCAGGCACGGTCTGGTAGGCGGCCACTCTGAGGATCTGTCCTATTATGGAGCTATGGACCTTCCAATAAAAGCTTATCAGGAAGTTTTGTCAAAGGAACTCCCGTTTAAAGCCCATCTCCTGATTCATCATTTCGTTATGGATGAATTTGCCCGGAAAGCCATCCCGGAAAACCGTTATATGGAGTTCGGAGCCATAAAGATTTTCGCAGATGGGTCACTGGGCGGCAGAACGGCTCTGCTGAGTGAACCGTATTTGGATGAACCGGATGTATCCGGTGTTGCCGTACATACTCAAAGTGAATTAAATGAGCTTGTTTACAAAGCAAGAAAAATAGGAAAAGAAATAGCCATTCACGTAATTGGAGACAAAGCGTTTGAAATGGCTCTAAATGCGGTTAAAGCCCATCCGCCGGCCTCCGGCCAAAAAGACCGTTTTATACATGCACAAATTTTAAGACCTGATTTAATGGAGCGGGCAAGATATACACCAATCATTCTTGATATACAGCCCGGCTTTACGGCAAGTGATTTCCCATGGGTTATAGACCGGCTTGGCGAAGAGCGGTTAACCTACTCTTTTGCCTGGAAGACGCTTCTGGATTTAGGTATTCCATGTGCAGGAGGTTCCGATGCCCCGATTGAGCCGATTAATCCGCTGCACGGCATCCATGCAGCCGTAACAAGAAAAAGCATTCATACACCGGATGAGCCCGGCTACTTTATGAAAGAAGCCCTTTCTATGTATGAGGCGATCCGGCTTTATACTGCCGGAAGTGCAAAAGCGATTCATAAAGAGGCGGAAAGAGGGAAGATTGAGGCAGGATACGACGCGGATTTTACAGTGCTTGACCACGATCCTTTTCAAATGGAAAATCCGGATAAGCTCTTGGAAACATCAGTTGTCATGACGATTGCTGAAGGAGAAATGGTTTATCGGAAAAAAAGTTCTGCTGAATAA
- a CDS encoding acyl--CoA ligase — MNRESLLAPEHYNLIKEIEQNAEMQKTALIWDNGVTQKEITYKELINKANRIGSALIEAGMRQGDKLLIMTPRILEAYAVYMGALKAGIVVIPSSELLRPKDLRYRIIHGEVKGIICYDQFTNQTNEVEEASPLLKWVIGAKQPGWRSLEEEMDVQSGELAFADTKSGSTAFLSYTSGTTGNPKGVIHTHGWAYAHLRTAASNWLSIKKEDKVWATAGPGWQKWIWSPFLSVLGMGATGFIYHGKFEASRYLQLLQDQRINVLCCTPTEYRLMAKEQNLSRFDLSELHSAVSAGEPLNREVIDTFKKHFQIEVRDGYGQTENTLLVGVMKGMKIKPGSMGKPTPGNTVEIIDEQGYICKAGEVGDIAVHRSTPALFKEYYKDPERTAMQFRGEYYLTGDRARKDEDGYFWFEGRSDDIIISSGYTIGPFEVEDALIKHPFVRECAVIASPDEIRGSVVKAFVVLSQDADAKDPGIIPMLQEHVKKLTAPYKYPRKIEFVEDLPKTASGKIRRVELRQKEQIQESV; from the coding sequence ATGAACCGGGAAAGCCTGCTAGCACCTGAACATTATAATCTTATAAAAGAAATAGAACAGAATGCAGAGATGCAGAAGACAGCATTGATTTGGGATAATGGGGTAACCCAAAAGGAGATTACATACAAAGAATTAATAAACAAAGCAAACAGAATTGGAAGCGCTTTAATTGAGGCGGGGATGAGGCAGGGCGACAAACTTTTAATCATGACTCCGAGAATTTTAGAGGCGTATGCCGTTTATATGGGGGCTCTAAAAGCGGGAATCGTCGTTATACCAAGTTCCGAACTCCTGAGGCCAAAAGATTTGCGCTACAGAATTATTCACGGGGAAGTAAAGGGAATCATTTGCTATGATCAATTTACAAATCAGACGAATGAAGTGGAAGAAGCCTCTCCCCTTTTAAAGTGGGTAATTGGAGCGAAACAGCCGGGATGGAGATCACTAGAAGAAGAAATGGACGTTCAGTCAGGTGAACTTGCTTTTGCTGATACGAAAAGCGGCAGTACAGCATTTTTATCCTATACGTCAGGAACGACCGGAAATCCAAAAGGAGTAATCCATACTCACGGATGGGCTTATGCCCATTTGCGTACAGCTGCATCCAACTGGCTTTCTATTAAGAAAGAAGATAAAGTTTGGGCTACCGCAGGTCCAGGATGGCAAAAATGGATTTGGAGTCCGTTTTTATCCGTTCTTGGGATGGGCGCAACAGGGTTTATTTACCACGGTAAATTTGAAGCATCGCGCTATTTGCAGCTGCTTCAGGACCAGAGGATTAACGTTTTATGCTGTACGCCCACGGAATATAGACTGATGGCAAAGGAACAGAATCTTTCCAGGTTTGATTTGTCAGAGCTCCATAGCGCCGTTTCAGCCGGTGAACCCCTGAACAGAGAGGTAATCGATACATTTAAAAAGCATTTTCAGATTGAAGTGCGCGATGGATATGGACAAACAGAAAATACGCTCCTCGTCGGTGTCATGAAAGGAATGAAAATCAAACCAGGTTCAATGGGGAAACCGACGCCGGGCAATACGGTCGAGATTATTGATGAGCAGGGATATATCTGCAAAGCGGGCGAAGTGGGTGACATAGCCGTTCACCGTTCTACTCCGGCGCTTTTCAAAGAATATTATAAGGACCCCGAAAGAACCGCCATGCAATTCAGGGGAGAATACTATTTGACGGGAGACAGAGCAAGAAAGGATGAAGACGGGTATTTTTGGTTTGAAGGCCGGTCAGATGATATCATCATCAGTTCCGGTTATACAATTGGTCCGTTTGAAGTAGAAGACGCGCTGATTAAACATCCTTTTGTCAGAGAATGTGCAGTGATTGCGAGTCCTGATGAAATAAGAGGAAGCGTTGTAAAAGCGTTTGTTGTTCTCAGCCAGGATGCAGATGCGAAAGATCCTGGAATTATCCCGATGCTTCAGGAGCATGTGAAAAAATTAACGGCTCCTTATAAATACCCAAGGAAAATCGAGTTTGTCGAAGATTTGCCAAAAACGGCTTCCGGAAAAATCCGGAGAGTGGAACTTCGTCAAAAAGAGCAAATTCAGGAAAGTGTCTAA